From Elephas maximus indicus isolate mEleMax1 chromosome 1, mEleMax1 primary haplotype, whole genome shotgun sequence, a single genomic window includes:
- the TEX55 gene encoding testis-specific expressed protein 55 yields the protein MSRGVWSEESSKTLNLFNVRKAPHDCGQMSDKTKLCLVPLKTVSTDIVSGRHAPHTSTAASQAGPTAAAKLSLEGSACTRKSLVFRSPKQSRQGTSSLPPCEVVLTTRPQHLATWTIQGHRKKMEEISEGVLDNSLESESTAEPTAGQSGDQKEGNWTNQAEGEAVYQSDHEIVGQAAQRVSPQADLSIYGREDQRISEQTGPRTSGQADHRASKLADTADHTASDKADQRMFDPMTSGQANNVELAHDRKMSGQADQRTSGQTDRRLSGQADRRTSEQTRHRLSTQADRRTSEQTDRRLSFQADRRTSEQTDRRLSTQADRRTSEQTDRRLSFLADRRTSEQTDRRLSFLADRRTSEQTDRRLSIQADQRTSGQTGHRLSSQADRRTSKQSDGKLSIPADQRISEQTDHRSSGLADQKAQTYHVIKPAKHEDDYSKSDLFENRVDYQADHLVDKQDYYNEDYLTDYGASGQFSYSTFTQFEDSKEDKEDDYRVQPCKFKDSQTDLSSSKVSLAVETEMKSATFLQTYNPSDSRLTNFFPAKDQTPFQRFPSIPTKLDSTLGQGKSQAIETTPDYISQFEQEKSFYEHKQTYRKRFPSMVYDDPYQVALRYMEKHNILQIFQQITENLVYERPEDPLHFMLCQILRVFPCTPPIVTVLF from the exons ATGTCAAGAGGTGTGTGGAGTGAAGAGAGCAGTAAAACTCTCAACCTCTTTAATGTGAGGAAAGCTCCCCATGACTGTGGTCAGATGAgtgataagactaaactctgccTGGTACCACTGAAAACGGTCAGCACTGACATCGTTT CCGGACGGCACGCCCCCCACACATCCACCGCCGCCTCCCAGGCGGGGCCTACTGCAGCCGCCAAGCTCTCGCTAGAAGGAAGTGCCTGCACCCGGAAGAGCCTGGTGTTCCGAAGCCCCAAACAAAGCCGGCAGGGAACGTCATCGCTACCACCCTGCGAGGTCGTCTTGACGACCCGCCCACAACACCTGGCAACCTGGACCATTCAGGGACACCGCAAAAAAATGGAGGAGATTTCAGAAGGGGTTTTGGACAACTCCTTGGAATCTGAAAGCACAGCCGAGCCAACTGCCGGCCAATCTGGCGACCAGAAAGAAGGCAACTGGACGAACCAAGCTGAAGGGGAGGCAGTTTACCAAAGTGATCATGAAATAGTTGGCCAAGCTGCCCAAAGAGTGTCTCCCCAGGCTGACCTCAGTATCTATGGccgggaagaccaaagaatttcaGAACAGACTGGGCCGAGAACATCTGGTCAGGCAGACCACAGAGCATCGAAACTTGCTGACACTGCCGACCATACAGCATCTGATAAGGCTGACCAAAGAATGTTTGATCCCATGACATCTGGCCAAGCTAATAACGTAGAGTTAGCACATGATCGAAAGATGTCTGGCCAGGCTGACCAAAGAACTTCTGGACAGACTGACCGCAGATTATCCGGCCAAGCTGACCGAAGAACTTCTGAACAGACTCGCCACAGATTGTCCACCCAGGCTGACCGAAGAACTTCTGAACAGACTGACCGCAGATTGTCCTTCCAGGCTGACCGAAGAACTTCTGAACAGACTGACCGCAGATTGTCCACCCAGGCTGACCGAAGGACTTCTGAACAGACTGACCGCAGATTGTCCTTCCTGGCTGACCGAAGAACTTCTGAACAGACTGACCGCAGATTGTCCTTCCTGGCTGACCGAAGAACTTCTGAACAGACTGACCGCAGATTGTCCATCCAGGCTGACCAAAGAACTTCTGGACAGACTGGCCACAGATTGTCCAGCCAGGCTGATCGAAGAACTTCCAAACAGAGTGACGGAAAATTGTCCATCCCAgctgaccaaagaatttctgaACAGACTGACCACAGATCGTCTGGCCTAGCCGACCAAAAAGCACAGACTTACCATGTCATTAAACCAGCTAAACATGAGGATGACTACAGTAAATCTGACCTTTTTGAGAATAGAGTAGATTACCAGGCTGACCACCTAGTGGACAAACAGGATTACTACAATGAAGATTACTTGACTGATTACGGAGCAAGTGGCCAGTTTAGCTATAGTACATTCACCCAGTTTGAGGATAGCAAGGAGGACAAAGAGGATGACTATAGAGTACAGCCCTGCAAATTTAAGGATAGCCAAACAGACCTCAGTAGTTCCAAGGTTTCACTTGCAGtagaaactgaaatgaaaagtgCAACCTTTCTTCAAACCTACAACCCATCGGATTCCAGATTAACCAATTTTTTCCCAGCAAAAGACCAAACCCCTTTCCAAAGATTTCCCTCTATCCCAACCAAATTGGACTCTACCCTCGGTCAAGGAAAATCTCAAGCCATAGAAACCACACCT GATTATATTTCACAATTTGAGCAAGAAAAGAGTTTTTACGAACACAAGCAAACTTATAGGAAGAGGTTCCCTTCTATGGTGTATGACGATCCTTACCAAGTTGCACTCCGGTACATGGAAAAGCACAATATTCTGCAAATATTCCAG CAGATCACTGAAAACTTAGTCTATGAAAGGCCAGAGGACCCTCTGCATTTTATGCTGTGCCAG ATTCTTCGAGTGTTTCCATGTACACCACCAATAGTGACAGTTTTATTTTGA